One window of Lytechinus variegatus isolate NC3 chromosome 2, Lvar_3.0, whole genome shotgun sequence genomic DNA carries:
- the LOC121407549 gene encoding uncharacterized protein LOC121407549 — MPKSKTKRPIKKNLVCCNCGRNINNELQRRKLTAKIKSQNCQISSIDALKALGIEFGPGEGRRHLICPVCAKILGKLSNAIGSLKALLSTLKEVTNDAHTPVGYKIKRVLEGSADGEFYFKAKRKRRKTKTGSSDDGSCIIDTPLSQDQIMDIFPHVASDLPPDRYKKVMKHIKSSKSLDSFMIESVCKKISAEMKSGQSIFSIDAECKTKSMEKKIWRAAHRSLKVRCPTLMNILESTLERKPVRNDNNRLTMTAAHLFFIRSSRQRICQELIGRLLWYAGTNRKTFLRLSRLGLCSCIKTTRDSINSLKSELNDTIDQQKQRIAELQSTDRKAMMKPSSDDWTEVENWGTGMIRILNWKHSPDSLLECVIYFCNYCYYTIDSFFILLYCMVFYISFTIVMYM; from the exons ATGCCAAAGTCAAAGACAAAGAGGCCGATAAAGAAAAATCTGGTGTGTTGTAACTGTGGGCGTAATATAAACAATGAATTACAGAGGCGAAAACTTACTGCAAAAATAAAAagccaaaattgtcaaatttcttcGATAGACGCCCTGAAAGCACTTGGAATAGAATTTGGCCCAGGTGAAGGGAGGCGTCATCTGATCTGCCCAGTGTGCGCAAAAATTTTAGGCAAATTATCTAATGCCATTGGAAGTTTGAAGGCATTGCTATCAACTCTCAAAGAAGTAACCAATGATGCTCATACTCCTGTGGGATATAAGATCAAACGAGTACTGGAAGGGTCCGCAGATGGAGAGTTTTACTTCAAGgcgaaaagaaaaaggagaaagaccAAAACTGGCAGCAGTGATGATGGCAGCTGCATAATTGACACCCCTCTGTCTCAAGATCAG ATAATGGACATCTTTCCTCATGTTGCATCAGATCTACCACCTGACCGTTACAAGAAGGTGATGAAGCATATAAAATCATCAAAGAGTTTGGACTCCTTCATGATTGAATCAGTTTGCAAGAAAATTAGCGCAGAGATGAAATCGGGTCAATCTATTTTCTCAATCGATGCCGAATGTAAGACAAAGTCAATGGAGAAAAAGATATGGAGAGCTGCACACAGAAGTTTAAAGGTGAGGTGTCCAACACTCATGAACATTTTGGAAAGCACACTGGAAAGAAAACCTGTGAGGAATGACAATAATCGGCTCACAATGACAGCAGCTCACTTGTTCTTTATTAGATCTTCAAGGCAAAGAATCTGCCAAGAACTGATTGGTCGACTTCTTTGGTATGCTGGGACAAACAGGAAG ACTTTTCTGAGGCTCAGCAGACTTGGACTTTGTTCCTGCATCAAAACCACAAGAGATAGTATAAATTCTTTGAAAAGTGAATTAAATGACACAATCGACCAACAAAAACAGAGAATCGCAGAACTACAGTCAACGGACCGTAAAGCGATGATGAAACCTTCTAGCGATGATTGGACGGAAGTTGAAAATTGGGGGACAGGTATGATTAGAATACTTAATTGGAAGCATTCACCTGATTCTTTGTTGGAATGTGTGATATACTTTTGTAACTATTGTTATTACACCATTGATagtttttttatacttttatacTGTATGgtattttatatttcctttaCCATTGTCATGTATATGTAA